From Phragmitibacter flavus, the proteins below share one genomic window:
- a CDS encoding DUF350 domain-containing protein yields the protein MDIINWTDFVNSLIYSCLGVVVFAVCFALVDWLTPHDLVKEIVEHKNMALAIVVGAVALGISIIVAAAVHG from the coding sequence ATGGATATCATCAATTGGACGGATTTTGTAAACTCGCTGATTTATTCTTGCTTGGGGGTGGTGGTGTTTGCGGTGTGTTTTGCGTTGGTGGACTGGCTGACGCCGCATGATCTGGTGAAGGAGATTGTCGAACACAAAAACATGGCGCTGGCCATTGTGGTCGGGGCGGTGGCTCTGGGGATCAGCATCATTGTTGCAGCGGCGGTGCATGGGTGA
- a CDS encoding polyamine aminopropyltransferase, translating to MSRDSGLSSAEAAPYEARTVWILLASVFLIATCGLIYELIAGTLASYLLGDSVTQFSTVIGVYLFAMGVGSWLSKYVTQKLALVFVQVEIMIGLVGGCSAALLFMMFESVTTFRVLLYSLVMMTGILAGLEIPLLLRLLKDRIEFKDLVARVLSLDYVGALLASLLFPLLLVPHLGLMRSSFLFGFLNALVGLGALMLLRREIAWWKGLLVEAVVVLGILLSGFVYAERLMEWSEERWYAGEKVIFSKPSAYQRMVLTRSQDDLRLYLNGNLQFSSRDEYRYHESLVHPAMVRMPERGLHVLILGGGDGLALREVLKHERVEKVTLVDLDPAMTELFSTHPLLTSLNKGAMKSGKVTVKNADAFTWVDEATEKYDGAIIDFPDPSSFSLGKLYTETFYRRLAKVLTPDAVVAVQTTSPMFARRSFWCVDGTMRACGFETLPYHAYVPSFGEWGFILASKGQRREVSPLPLPEGLKFLTEEGFGLMKHFPPDMARVETEVNKLNNQVLVRMFEGEWGRYAN from the coding sequence ATGTCCAGAGATTCGGGTTTGTCGTCGGCTGAGGCCGCGCCGTATGAGGCGCGGACGGTTTGGATTTTGCTGGCGTCGGTGTTTCTGATTGCCACCTGCGGGCTGATTTATGAGCTGATTGCGGGGACGCTGGCGAGTTATCTGTTGGGGGATTCGGTGACGCAGTTTTCAACCGTGATCGGGGTGTATCTTTTTGCGATGGGGGTGGGTTCGTGGTTGTCGAAGTATGTGACGCAGAAGCTGGCTCTGGTGTTTGTGCAGGTGGAGATCATGATCGGCCTGGTGGGAGGGTGTTCGGCGGCGTTGTTGTTCATGATGTTTGAGAGCGTGACGACGTTCCGGGTGCTGTTGTATTCGCTGGTGATGATGACGGGGATTTTGGCGGGGTTGGAGATTCCGTTGCTGCTGCGGTTGCTGAAGGACAGGATTGAGTTCAAGGATTTGGTGGCGCGGGTTTTGTCGCTGGATTATGTGGGAGCGTTGCTGGCGTCGCTGTTGTTTCCATTGCTGCTGGTGCCGCATTTGGGATTGATGAGGTCGAGTTTTCTGTTTGGGTTTTTGAATGCGCTGGTGGGCCTGGGGGCGCTGATGTTGTTGAGGCGGGAGATTGCCTGGTGGAAGGGATTGCTGGTGGAGGCGGTGGTGGTGCTGGGCATTTTGTTGTCGGGTTTTGTGTATGCGGAGCGGTTGATGGAGTGGTCGGAGGAACGGTGGTATGCGGGCGAGAAGGTGATTTTTTCGAAGCCGAGCGCTTACCAACGGATGGTGCTGACACGGAGTCAGGATGATCTGAGATTGTATCTGAACGGGAATTTGCAGTTCAGTTCGCGGGATGAGTATCGGTATCATGAATCGCTGGTGCATCCGGCGATGGTGCGGATGCCGGAGCGGGGGTTGCATGTGCTGATTCTTGGAGGTGGGGATGGGCTGGCGTTGCGTGAGGTGCTCAAGCATGAGCGGGTGGAAAAGGTGACCCTGGTGGATCTTGATCCGGCGATGACGGAGTTGTTTTCGACGCATCCGTTGCTGACGAGTTTGAACAAGGGGGCGATGAAGTCGGGGAAGGTGACGGTGAAGAATGCGGATGCGTTTACGTGGGTGGACGAGGCGACGGAGAAGTATGATGGGGCGATCATTGATTTTCCTGATCCGAGTTCGTTTTCGTTGGGCAAGTTGTATACGGAGACGTTTTATCGGAGGTTGGCGAAGGTGCTGACACCGGATGCGGTGGTGGCGGTGCAGACGACTTCGCCGATGTTTGCACGTCGCAGTTTCTGGTGCGTGGACGGGACGATGCGGGCGTGTGGGTTTGAGACACTGCCGTATCATGCTTACGTGCCGTCGTTTGGAGAATGGGGGTTCATTCTGGCGTCGAAGGGGCAGAGACGTGAGGTCTCGCCATTGCCATTGCCGGAGGGATTGAAGTTTTTGACGGAGGAGGGCTTTGGATTGATGAAACATTTTCCGCCGGACATGGCGCGGGTGGAGACGGAGGTGAACAAACTGAACAATCAGGTGTTGGTGCGGATGTTTGAGGGGGAGTGGGGAAGGTATGCGAACTGA
- a CDS encoding NAD(P)-binding protein, translated as MTMMRRRRFIQGTAGALCLTGCEARKGIRGEIVGQSHALGHRLRDGLALGSAARKVGTEVVVVGAGISGLVAALRLQQAGVERITLLDMEAEVGGNARSGVNGISKYPWGAHYVPVPGADAHEVGRLFEELGVITGRDAAGRAVFDDRYVCGDPVERLLVNGVWQEGLVPTLGASKGELEEMERFLARMEELKGMRGVDGKRVFEIPVDESSMDGNWRELDLMTMEAWMTREGFVGERVRWLVDYACRDDYGASSAQVSAWAGLHYFASRESDEVLTWAEGNGWLVARLMEKMKGVTFERALVQRIWEEGDRVMAEGLKPDSGEVVRWEAKAAVCALPRFVAQRVVAGLGVAKGLVYSPWVVANLSWNATPPPAWDNVLYQGNSLGYVVATHQALNQPFPQNSVLTWYQTRDQLEPALARQKMLSRSWESWRDEVLDDLRVAHPDVEDRVTRLDVMLWGHGMIRPVPGFITGRERSEMALSLGRVAFAHTDMSGISIFEEACERGAQAARQVMGWMKG; from the coding sequence ATGACGATGATGCGGCGGCGACGATTTATCCAAGGGACGGCGGGGGCGCTTTGTCTGACGGGCTGTGAGGCGCGGAAGGGGATTCGTGGGGAGATCGTGGGTCAATCGCATGCGTTGGGGCATCGGTTGCGGGACGGTCTGGCATTGGGGTCGGCGGCGCGCAAGGTGGGGACGGAGGTGGTGGTGGTGGGAGCGGGAATTTCGGGGTTGGTGGCGGCGTTGCGATTGCAGCAGGCGGGGGTGGAGCGGATTACCTTGCTGGACATGGAGGCGGAGGTGGGTGGGAATGCGCGGAGTGGGGTGAATGGGATCAGCAAGTATCCGTGGGGCGCGCATTATGTGCCAGTGCCGGGGGCGGACGCGCATGAGGTGGGGCGTTTGTTTGAGGAGTTGGGGGTGATCACGGGAAGGGATGCGGCGGGCAGGGCGGTGTTTGATGATCGGTATGTGTGTGGTGATCCGGTGGAGAGGTTGCTGGTGAACGGGGTTTGGCAGGAGGGGTTGGTGCCGACTTTGGGAGCATCGAAGGGTGAGTTGGAGGAGATGGAGCGGTTTCTTGCGAGGATGGAGGAGTTGAAGGGGATGCGCGGTGTTGATGGGAAACGGGTTTTTGAGATTCCGGTGGATGAGAGTTCGATGGATGGGAACTGGCGGGAGTTGGATTTGATGACGATGGAGGCTTGGATGACGAGGGAGGGTTTTGTGGGGGAGCGGGTGCGATGGTTGGTGGATTATGCGTGTCGGGATGATTATGGGGCGTCGAGTGCGCAGGTTTCTGCGTGGGCGGGGCTGCATTATTTTGCGTCGCGGGAGAGCGACGAGGTGCTGACCTGGGCGGAAGGCAATGGCTGGTTGGTGGCGAGGTTGATGGAGAAGATGAAGGGGGTGACCTTTGAGCGCGCGCTGGTGCAAAGGATCTGGGAGGAGGGCGATCGGGTGATGGCGGAAGGGCTGAAGCCGGATTCGGGTGAGGTGGTGAGGTGGGAGGCGAAGGCGGCGGTGTGTGCGTTGCCGAGGTTTGTGGCGCAGCGGGTGGTGGCAGGGCTGGGGGTGGCGAAGGGCTTGGTTTATTCGCCCTGGGTGGTGGCGAATTTGAGTTGGAATGCGACGCCTCCGCCGGCTTGGGACAATGTGCTTTATCAAGGCAATTCGCTGGGGTATGTGGTGGCGACGCATCAGGCGTTGAATCAACCTTTTCCCCAGAATTCGGTGCTGACGTGGTATCAAACAAGAGATCAACTGGAGCCGGCGCTGGCGCGTCAGAAGATGCTCTCGCGATCATGGGAGAGCTGGCGCGATGAGGTGTTGGATGACTTGCGGGTGGCGCATCCAGATGTGGAGGACCGGGTGACGCGGCTGGATGTGATGTTGTGGGGGCATGGAATGATCCGGCCGGTGCCGGGGTTCATCACGGGAAGGGAGCGGTCGGAGATGGCGTTGTCGTTGGGACGGGTGGCGTTTGCGCACACGGACATGAGCGGGATCTCAATTTTTGAGGAGGCTTGTGAACGAGGAGCGCAGGCGGCGAGGCAGGTGATGGGATGGATGAAAGGATGA
- the speD gene encoding adenosylmethionine decarboxylase produces MIFGTHLLMELHGCPADRLVDVEWVRRLMLEAVRVAGGTYVTDVFHHFAPLGVSGVIVIAESHATVHTWPEHGYAAVDVFTCGAAFQHDVFVEMMRAGLVADRVQTRVLSRGDEG; encoded by the coding sequence ATGATTTTCGGGACGCATTTGTTGATGGAGCTGCATGGTTGTCCGGCGGATCGGCTGGTCGATGTGGAGTGGGTGCGGAGGTTAATGCTGGAGGCGGTGCGCGTGGCGGGGGGGACTTATGTGACGGATGTTTTTCATCACTTTGCGCCGTTGGGGGTGAGCGGGGTGATCGTGATCGCGGAGAGTCACGCGACGGTTCACACCTGGCCGGAGCATGGGTATGCGGCGGTGGATGTGTTTACCTGTGGGGCGGCATTTCAGCATGACGTTTTTGTGGAGATGATGAGGGCGGGGCTGGTTGCGGATCGGGTGCAGACGAGAGTGTTGTCGCGGGGGGATGAGGGATGA
- the gluQRS gene encoding tRNA glutamyl-Q(34) synthetase GluQRS has protein sequence MSWVTRFAPSPTGPLHLGHAFAALFAREKAEGGRFLLRLEDIDLGRSRKEYEDGILEDLKWLGLEWELPVRRQSEHFEEYRGALGRLGEMGLLYPCFCTRKEIQLEVARSGQAPHGPEGPLYPGICRRLRSDEVAERMALGRDYALRLDVEKVMKQVGEDLVWTDVEKGSQRADARGLGDVVLARKETPTSYHLAVVVDDAAQGITRVTRGEDLLFATPLHRVLQELLGLPVPEWWHHRLISDENGRRLAKRDNSKTLQALRDGGCCALKVSELLGIS, from the coding sequence ATGAGCTGGGTGACGAGATTTGCGCCGTCGCCGACGGGTCCATTGCACTTGGGACATGCGTTTGCGGCGTTGTTTGCGCGGGAGAAGGCGGAGGGTGGGAGGTTTTTGTTAAGGCTGGAGGACATTGATTTGGGGCGGTCGAGGAAGGAGTATGAGGACGGGATTCTTGAAGATTTGAAGTGGTTGGGATTGGAGTGGGAACTGCCGGTGAGGCGGCAGAGCGAGCATTTTGAGGAGTATCGTGGAGCGCTGGGGAGGTTGGGGGAGATGGGGTTGTTGTATCCGTGCTTTTGCACGCGGAAGGAAATTCAACTGGAAGTGGCGAGGTCGGGTCAGGCACCCCATGGGCCCGAGGGACCGTTGTATCCGGGGATTTGCCGGAGGCTGCGATCGGATGAGGTGGCAGAGCGGATGGCGTTGGGTCGGGATTACGCGTTGCGTTTGGACGTGGAAAAGGTAATGAAGCAGGTGGGGGAGGATTTGGTTTGGACGGATGTGGAGAAGGGAAGTCAGCGGGCGGATGCAAGGGGATTGGGAGATGTGGTGCTGGCGCGCAAGGAGACGCCGACGAGTTATCATCTGGCGGTGGTGGTGGATGATGCGGCGCAGGGGATCACGCGGGTGACCAGAGGTGAGGATTTGTTGTTTGCGACGCCACTGCACCGGGTTTTGCAGGAATTGCTGGGGTTGCCCGTGCCGGAATGGTGGCATCATCGGCTCATTTCCGATGAAAATGGGCGACGATTAGCAAAAAGAGACAACTCAAAGACCTTGCAAGCGTTACGTGATGGGGGATGTTGTGCGTTGAAAGTGAGTGAGTTACTAGGTATTTCATAG
- a CDS encoding acyl-CoA desaturase, whose product MPMTKSDNKALAPFKWVWKQLRTTAIQLVNSDYYPQGQKALVEAEDKIDIKRSLSFVFLHVGCIGLIWVGWSWTAVIAAVLLYVVRMFAITAFYHRYFSHKSFKTSRFMQFMMAVLGNSAMQRGPLWWAAVHRHHHIHSDHEEDKHSPVQHGFWWAHIGWLTSDRNFPTDYTRVRDLSKFKELMFLNRCDQAVPILYGIVLWLVGWGLQVWFPGLGVTGGQMFVWGFFVSTVFLLHGTLFINSLAHVFGKRRFQTDDDSRNSLLLALITLGEGWHNNHHRYSHSARQGFYWWEIDISYYTLKMMSWMGLIWDLKRVPYAVYAEAAGRGKAADAAEDEAIYTAGMRESA is encoded by the coding sequence ATGCCGATGACCAAATCAGACAATAAAGCGCTGGCACCCTTCAAATGGGTCTGGAAACAATTAAGAACGACCGCAATTCAGCTCGTGAATTCGGATTATTATCCCCAAGGACAAAAGGCTTTGGTTGAAGCCGAGGACAAGATTGACATCAAACGTTCCCTGTCATTTGTTTTTCTTCATGTGGGCTGCATTGGCCTGATTTGGGTGGGCTGGAGCTGGACGGCGGTGATTGCTGCGGTGCTCCTTTATGTGGTGAGGATGTTTGCGATCACAGCATTTTATCATCGTTATTTTTCGCACAAGTCGTTCAAGACTTCGCGCTTCATGCAATTCATGATGGCGGTGTTGGGCAACTCCGCCATGCAGCGGGGGCCTCTTTGGTGGGCAGCGGTGCATCGTCACCATCACATCCATTCGGATCATGAGGAAGACAAACATTCACCCGTGCAGCATGGTTTTTGGTGGGCGCACATTGGCTGGCTGACGAGCGACCGCAATTTTCCGACTGACTACACCCGCGTGCGCGATTTATCGAAGTTCAAGGAGTTGATGTTCTTGAATCGTTGTGATCAGGCGGTGCCGATTTTGTATGGCATTGTCCTCTGGCTGGTGGGCTGGGGATTGCAGGTTTGGTTCCCGGGCTTGGGAGTGACGGGCGGACAGATGTTCGTGTGGGGATTCTTTGTGAGCACGGTGTTTTTGCTGCATGGCACCTTGTTCATCAACTCGCTGGCCCATGTGTTTGGCAAACGTCGCTTTCAGACCGATGACGACAGCCGCAACAGCCTTTTGCTGGCATTGATCACTCTCGGCGAAGGCTGGCACAACAACCACCACCGTTATTCTCACTCAGCGCGGCAGGGTTTTTACTGGTGGGAGATCGACATTTCCTATTACACGCTCAAGATGATGTCGTGGATGGGATTGATCTGGGATCTGAAGCGAGTCCCTTATGCAGTGTATGCGGAAGCGGCAGGTCGTGGCAAGGCGGCGGATGCGGCTGAGGACGAGGCGATCTACAC